AAAGAGCAGTAAAACCTTTAATAAATACGCTTAAACATGATAAATCGTATGTAAAGGTTCATGCAGCTGATTCACTAGGTATGTTAGGTGATATTAGTGCTGTTGAACCCTTAATTGGAGAATTAAACTCTGAAAAAGTTAGAAACCACGCAGCATTGGCTTTAGGAATGTTGGGTGATGACAGAGCAGTGAAATATCTAATAAATGCTCTTAAAGTAGATGATTTCACTTATAGAACGGCTGCAGAGGAAGCATTGGGTATTATAGGGGATGTTAGTGCAGTAGAACCATTGATCAAACTTTTGAATGATAATGATGTGAGTGTAAAAAGACATGCAGCAGGAGCACTTGGAAAAATCGGAGATGAAAAAGCTATAAAACCACTTCGGGATGCTCAGAAAAATGAAAAATGGTATGTTAGGCTTCAAATAGAAGAAGCAGTTAAGGATATTCAATCAAAAGAAACAGAAAAATAAAATGTTTAGCTTATGGAATCGCACCGGACTTTTTTTGTTTATGTTATTACCAAAAATTTATATTTTATTTTAAAATTCATTATAATTTTCCATTACGAGTTTTTCACCCATTTCAACTGCAGTTTCAGCATCTTCTGCCTGTCCATCAGCACCAACTTTTTTCCAAAGATCCATATCTATTCTAAAAGGATATCCTCCTACAATTATCTTGGGATCACTACATTCGCTACACCCACGAACAGATTTTACAAGATCAATTACCTCACCAATATGCGAACCAATGGTAGCAGATATCAAGACCAGATCAGCTTTTTTACTTATTATGGTCTGTATTATACTATCTTTTGGAGTGTTAGCTCCTAAATAAAATGTATTCCAACCATCCATTTCAAAGAAATCTGCAACCATCCTCACACCAATTTCATGAAGTTCTCTACTAACACTCATTGCAACAAGAACTTTGCCTGTTTTTTCGTTCATTGAAATATAGGGATAAAGTTGAGACATTATTAGCTGAGTAGCTGCTGTAAAGTAATGTTCTTGACCTACTGTAATCTTATTCTCCTGCCATAACCTACCAATTTCATAGAGTGAACTTTGAAAAACATGAAGATAAATATCTTTAACACTTATTCCATTATCAACAGCTTCCATAATCATTTTTCCTGCTGAATGGCGATCACCATCAAGTAGTAATTTTAAATACTGTTCAAGAAGTTTTACAAGTGGTTTATCTGCATTCACAAAGGATGCGTAATTTGAGGGTATGGCTAAATTATCAATACTTTCCTCAATATACTTAACTGCAACACTACTCTTTTTGGGAGGTAAATTTTTAATAATCACATCTTCCATAATTTCCAATCTCTCTTTTAGACGTTCTTCCGGAAAGCCTAAATTAACAAGGAAGATTCTTTCCCATGATATGTAATCTGCAAATAAATCCGGACTTGAAGCTTCAATTGCCTCAAAAAGATATGATAGACTATATTCAGTATCTTCAATGTACTTTTTAAATTCAGATTCTCCATAATAATTGTTGAATTCTCCCTGAGATTTAAATTGTTTGGTTACAATTTCTTTAGCAAGTAAATACGCATCTTTATTCATCAATTAAACCTCTTTAATCAGTTAAATATCTAGGTTCATAATATATTGATTATTTAATTAGAGGATATAAGTTTACCTTTGCATTTTTTATTTCCTAAAACTATATGGTTTTTGAAAATATTAAATATTCTTAAATATTATTTAATTTAATTCCAAATTATTATTTTGAGAAAGTATACTTTTTTTAAATTATAATGTCAAGAACAAATTTAGTCTATAAAATTTTAATGAATACAATGTAGGGTGAAATATTTGTTATAGTTCGTTTAAACAGATATTTATGAAATTTTTATCTGAAAAGAATCCAGATCAACAACGCACATTTGAGATAATAAATGAAGGATTATCCAAGAAAGCAGTGATTGTGTTAATGGTATGTTGTAGAGTTATTTATGAAGGAAGAGCGAGGAGCAAACTAGCTTCTGGGGACAGAATGATTATTATAAAATCAGATGGTTCGTTCATGATCCATCAAGATAGAAACCTTGAACCAGTTAACTGGCAGCCACCAAAATCACAGTGCAAAGCTAGTTTAAAAAAAGGAATTATGTATATTGAAGGAAAGCGACGAAACCCTCCTGAAAGACTTGAAGTTGAAATACACAACACTTACATTGCATCCTACTTTAATGGAGAAGATTCTAAGGACCTAGAGTTAACGGGTTACGAAGAAAATATGAGAGAACTGGTATTTGAAAACCCTGAAATAATAGAAGAAGGTTTCAGACCATCAAATCGAGAATATTCAACACCTAATGGATTTATTGATGTTTTGGGTAAGGACAAAAACGGAAATTTGATGGTTATTGAATTAAAAAGTAGACGTGCAGGTATTAATGCTGTTAAACAACTCAAAAAGTATTTGGACTGTTTTTCTGATCATAAAGAATTTGTTAGAGGTATTCTAGTAGCTCCAAGTATCACTGGGGATGCCGAAGAACTTCTTGAGGAATATAAACTGGAATATAAATCTTTGGAACCGCCTAGGGAATTTGGAAATGATAAAAATTTAACATTAGATTTTTTCAATCAAGCTGATTCAAAAAACTATTAAGTTTAGTATTTTATAATCATTTATCATGTTGAATTAAGAATTTTTTATGGGGAACAAATGAAAAAAAAATTGTTAGCAGCTGTGGGAATGGTTGTTTTAGTAATATTATTAGTGTTTGGAACATACAACTATTATACTGTTACACAGGATACTATTGTTGTGGGATACCTACCAAGTAACCATGACTCTGCTTTATTTGTTGCGGACGCTTTGGGAATGTATCAAAAGGAGGGTCTTAAGGTTCAATTGGTTCCTTTCAGGGCTGGTTCTGAGATAACAGATGCAGCCAATCAAAACAGGATTGATGTTGGATACTGTGGAATCACTCCTGTAACCAGTGCAATAGATCAAAATTCAACTGTAAAAATTGTTGCAGCTGTAAATCAGGAAGGTAGTGGAATTGTTGTTTCTGAAAATAATAATATAACCAATGTTAGCCAATTTGTTGATAAAAAATTTTTAGTACCCAAGGAGGGAGGAATTCAGGATGTTCTTTTCAGATATCTGCTTATGAACAATAATATAAGTTCATCAAGCATTAACATAACAGAACTTGAAACTCCTCTTATGCAGAATGCACTGGCTGCGGGAAAGGTTGATGGATACATTGCTTGGGAACCATACGTATCTCAAGCCGATTTCATAGGAAATGATGATGTTTTCATGTATTCTAAGGATATTTGGCCGAATCATCCATGTTGTGTTGTTATTACAACAAATAAATTTATGAAACAAAAGCCAGATCAACTTAGAAAATTCCTTAAGATACATGTAGAAGCAACTGATTATGTTAACACCCATAGAAATGAAACAGCAGCAATTTTATCAAAAAAATTAGGTACTAATATTAATGTAGAACATGAAGCATTAAAACATGTTGAATTTATAGCAATACCTACACCTGAATTTGATGCTAAGATAATTAAATTAATTGATGTTCAAAAAGAGTTGGGTTATGTAAAGAATAATTTAACACTTGAACAAGTATTAGATTTGAATTTCTTACCTACATAATCTAATATTAATTCTTTATTTTTTAATATTAAAACTAATTAAAATCATCTTCTAACATTAATTCTTTTTTTATATCTTCTTTTGAATTTTTTGTATCATATTCATTGGCTAAAGGGTTTTCCTTGGAGAATAATGATGCAACGATAATCAAAACACTTATGATGGCACCTATTAGGAATGCTTGGTGGAAACCAGTGAGAAGTGTTTCAACTGGTACACTAAACTGGAAAGCACCAGTTGATGTAACACCCTCAACATTGGAAGATATATGGCTTACTGTACTGTCAAATATTGTTTCGAAGATCACAACACCCATTACAAGTCCAAGATATTTGGCTGTGTTTAAAAGGCTTGAAACTGATCCCATCATTCCTGGAGGGCTGTGGCTCATAACAAGTTTATTATTGGCTGGTGAAAACATACCATCAGAAAGGGATCTCATTAGAAGTGCTATCAACACAAATAATATCCCAAATTTACCAATTGTAGGGTCTAAAACTGTTAAAACGAAAAGTGCAATTGCAAGACAAATAGCACCAACAAGAGATGGTATTTTAGAACCCATGCGGTCAGAAATCCTACCAGATAAAGGTCCTACAAATACAATTAACAGCGTTGGTACAAGTATGATGAGACCTGCAATATCTGTACTGTAATTCATTATCAGTTCAAGGTAAAATGGTAATAAAAATATGGTACCAGTAAGCACGAAGCTCGTCATGAACCCCGCTGCTATTGAAAGATTTAGATATTTCTGTTTAAGAAGACACATATTGAAAAGAGGGTGAGGATAGAGTAATTCCCATTTATAAAACAGGAATATAAGAACTATTGAAGATAAAAAACCACTTAAAATTAATGGTGAGGTCCAACCCAATCTTCCACCCATTTCAAGTGATATTATAAGAGCGATTACAGCAAGGAATATTAAAAGTGATCCAATTAAGTCAAATCCCTGGTAATCTTCAGTGGCATGCATTTCAGGTAAAAATTGATAGGCTAGAATCATTGCAATAATACCTAAAGGTACCGTAATGAAAAAAATCCAGTGCCATCCAAAATATTCTGTGATAAATCCTCCCACACCATAACCCAATGATAGGGCAACTGTTGTTGCAAGTGAAATATATCCGAATACTTTACCTCTTGTAATATGAGGAAATGTGGTTGATATAATAGCAGGGGTCATGGATAGTAACATTGCAGAACCAATGCCCTGAAGAATTCTTGAAGATATCAACTGATATATATCCAATGATATTCCAGAAAAGTATGATCCAATGGTAAATAGGAATAATCCTCCTAAAAAAATCTTCTTATATCCCACATAATCTCCTATTTTTCCAAATATCAGGAGAAAACTTGTCAAAACCAGAAGATGTGCCACAACAACCCACGAAACAAGCGAAGTGCTAACGTCGAGATATTGGGAAATTGTTGGAAGTGCTATAGTAACAATACCTGCACTAAAAGACCATATAAAGACCCCAAAAGACATTATGAATGCTACCAAATTTCTATTTGTCTTTTTAATGGGTATATACTTGTACATAAGATTCTTCCATTATAATAATAAGATATTGTTAATAATAAGCGTAATAATTCCCAGTAAATAAATAGTTTAGAATAGTATATATCCTTTTTCAATACATGAAATTGTAATCATAAAATCATATTTTTTGTGGATAAATTGGATTTTCTGAAGGTTTTAATTCATCTATATTTTTTCTTAATATCAAAATTTTTATATTAATTTTATTAAGATTTTATATTCATTTGTTCTATACTAAAAGATTGGTTATTAATACTGGGTTTAATTCAATAGGAAACTAGTTGAATTACCAAATGAGGACAGGAAATCATTATTATTTGGATCTAGTAGAATTTAAATTGGACTTAAATTTTTGGTTATATTGAAGAAACATGAAGATCATTGCATTGAGATGTACCTAGTAACATCACAAACATCTGTTTGTTGGGAGTACTTGATATTTTTGATTGTCTTATAATTTAATTCATTGAAAACTTTTTGGTCACTGGAACATGTATGCATCCATTAATATTTGGCAAGCATATTACAAAGAGAATTTATAATTAAATTTAAAATAGATTTATTAATGAAATAATTTTAATCCGCTGTTTATCACAAACAATTAATAATGCCCATTATATTGTTGAGATAAGCTCTGCAAGTTGTTCGAGGTTTCTTACCTCAAAGAATTCTGCACCAGAGTCTTCATAATATGAAACACAGCTATCAACAACATTCCATTTGTTTCGCGGCTCAGGATTTAGAATAATCACTTTTTTGGACTTATCTACTATATACTCCATACCATCAGAACTTAACGGTCTTTTACCGGATTTAGGGCCTGCCCAGTCACGACAGTCACTTAAAATCAAAACATAAGATTTATTGTTAAGATCAGCCTGTTCTTTGAAACTTTCAAAAGCACTGTGCATGTTTGAAGTTCCATGTATCATCTGATTTTTTTGACGAATATCCCTAACCTTAATAAAAGCATCTAAAAGATTTGGTTCTTCAAGTGCAGATGTTGTTTCTACTGTTTTATTATCAAATTCGAAAGTTTTTGCCTTTTTAAATGAATTTTGTGCTGCATAAACCATTAAGAAAAACCAGTTACTTATCCAATCGCAGGATCCACTAACATCGTTAAGAAAGAAGTGTCTGTTTTTTTTCATTCTAGGTTTTGTTTTGATAATCTCAATCAAAGTGTTACCATATTTAAGATTCTTTCTAAGTGTTTTTCTTATATCTGGACGCATATTTTTGGATTGTTTACGTCTTCTAACCCTTTTATTTGCAATTTTATTCCCTAGTTTCTGGCAAAGATCCAATAGTTCAGGTTCAAATGTTGTTAAATGGTTAATATCTTTTCTAAGGAGTTCAGATTCATCCATATTTCTGTTTAACTCATCAAGTGGAGGTCTATAACTTGTAATATCAGATTCAGATACATATATTTTGGTTTTAGAAGGGTCTAACATTTTGAAAGAATAGTTGTAACCCTTTAAAAGATTTTTATTATTAGATGTTTTTGATTTAGAAGAACCATCTGATCCAACAGATTCATCACTTTCATTTCCATCACCAAATACCGATCTAAAAACTTTATCAAATTTAGCACGCTGCTGATTATTTTTTATATACACCGAAGCTAGAGCATCATTCAAAATTTCTTCATTGTCTTTGAACATTTGCATTGTTTCATGAGCTGTTTGGGTGCTTCTTAAACTGGCAGGTATATTATTTTCCCGTAGAAGCCTTGAAAACTTAACTATCTTTTCCATATTAATTCACTCAGTTATCTTTCACTAGAAAATTTTTTCAAAACCTTTTTTTTATCTGATTCGTTTTTTAAAA
This Methanobacterium spitsbergense DNA region includes the following protein-coding sequences:
- a CDS encoding HEAT repeat domain-containing protein, translated to MGFLDGIRNKDLEKLEKDRNINVILKILKNGDENTRCDAARALGRLKDKKAVNGLLESLEDESEDVRWNSASALGMIGDKRAVKPLINTLKHDKSYVKVHAADSLGMLGDISAVEPLIGELNSEKVRNHAALALGMLGDDRAVKYLINALKVDDFTYRTAAEEALGIIGDVSAVEPLIKLLNDNDVSVKRHAAGALGKIGDEKAIKPLRDAQKNEKWYVRLQIEEAVKDIQSKETEK
- a CDS encoding cobalamin B12-binding domain-containing protein gives rise to the protein MNKDAYLLAKEIVTKQFKSQGEFNNYYGESEFKKYIEDTEYSLSYLFEAIEASSPDLFADYISWERIFLVNLGFPEERLKERLEIMEDVIIKNLPPKKSSVAVKYIEESIDNLAIPSNYASFVNADKPLVKLLEQYLKLLLDGDRHSAGKMIMEAVDNGISVKDIYLHVFQSSLYEIGRLWQENKITVGQEHYFTAATQLIMSQLYPYISMNEKTGKVLVAMSVSRELHEIGVRMVADFFEMDGWNTFYLGANTPKDSIIQTIISKKADLVLISATIGSHIGEVIDLVKSVRGCSECSDPKIIVGGYPFRIDMDLWKKVGADGQAEDAETAVEMGEKLVMENYNEF
- the nucS gene encoding endonuclease NucS; its protein translation is MKFLSEKNPDQQRTFEIINEGLSKKAVIVLMVCCRVIYEGRARSKLASGDRMIIIKSDGSFMIHQDRNLEPVNWQPPKSQCKASLKKGIMYIEGKRRNPPERLEVEIHNTYIASYFNGEDSKDLELTGYEENMRELVFENPEIIEEGFRPSNREYSTPNGFIDVLGKDKNGNLMVIELKSRRAGINAVKQLKKYLDCFSDHKEFVRGILVAPSITGDAEELLEEYKLEYKSLEPPREFGNDKNLTLDFFNQADSKNY
- a CDS encoding ABC transporter substrate-binding protein is translated as MKKKLLAAVGMVVLVILLVFGTYNYYTVTQDTIVVGYLPSNHDSALFVADALGMYQKEGLKVQLVPFRAGSEITDAANQNRIDVGYCGITPVTSAIDQNSTVKIVAAVNQEGSGIVVSENNNITNVSQFVDKKFLVPKEGGIQDVLFRYLLMNNNISSSSINITELETPLMQNALAAGKVDGYIAWEPYVSQADFIGNDDVFMYSKDIWPNHPCCVVITTNKFMKQKPDQLRKFLKIHVEATDYVNTHRNETAAILSKKLGTNINVEHEALKHVEFIAIPTPEFDAKIIKLIDVQKELGYVKNNLTLEQVLDLNFLPT
- a CDS encoding MFS transporter, producing the protein MYKYIPIKKTNRNLVAFIMSFGVFIWSFSAGIVTIALPTISQYLDVSTSLVSWVVVAHLLVLTSFLLIFGKIGDYVGYKKIFLGGLFLFTIGSYFSGISLDIYQLISSRILQGIGSAMLLSMTPAIISTTFPHITRGKVFGYISLATTVALSLGYGVGGFITEYFGWHWIFFITVPLGIIAMILAYQFLPEMHATEDYQGFDLIGSLLIFLAVIALIISLEMGGRLGWTSPLILSGFLSSIVLIFLFYKWELLYPHPLFNMCLLKQKYLNLSIAAGFMTSFVLTGTIFLLPFYLELIMNYSTDIAGLIILVPTLLIVFVGPLSGRISDRMGSKIPSLVGAICLAIALFVLTVLDPTIGKFGILFVLIALLMRSLSDGMFSPANNKLVMSHSPPGMMGSVSSLLNTAKYLGLVMGVVIFETIFDSTVSHISSNVEGVTSTGAFQFSVPVETLLTGFHQAFLIGAIISVLIIVASLFSKENPLANEYDTKNSKEDIKKELMLEDDFN
- a CDS encoding VWA domain-containing protein, yielding MEKIVKFSRLLRENNIPASLRSTQTAHETMQMFKDNEEILNDALASVYIKNNQQRAKFDKVFRSVFGDGNESDESVGSDGSSKSKTSNNKNLLKGYNYSFKMLDPSKTKIYVSESDITSYRPPLDELNRNMDESELLRKDINHLTTFEPELLDLCQKLGNKIANKRVRRRKQSKNMRPDIRKTLRKNLKYGNTLIEIIKTKPRMKKNRHFFLNDVSGSCDWISNWFFLMVYAAQNSFKKAKTFEFDNKTVETTSALEEPNLLDAFIKVRDIRQKNQMIHGTSNMHSAFESFKEQADLNNKSYVLILSDCRDWAGPKSGKRPLSSDGMEYIVDKSKKVIILNPEPRNKWNVVDSCVSYYEDSGAEFFEVRNLEQLAELISTI